One region of Streptomyces subrutilus genomic DNA includes:
- a CDS encoding F0F1 ATP synthase subunit B, translating to MNLLVLAAEEPQNPLVPPIPELVIGLIAFVIVFGFLAKKLLPNINKVLEERHAAIEGGIEKAEAAQTEAQSVLEQYKAQLAEARHEAARLRQEALEQGTALKEELRAEGQRQREEIIAAGHAQIAADRKAASQALRQDVGKLATDLAGKLVGESLEDHARQSRTIDRFLSELEEKAEAAR from the coding sequence GTGAACCTCCTGGTTCTCGCGGCCGAGGAACCTCAGAATCCCCTCGTCCCGCCGATCCCCGAGCTCGTCATCGGTCTGATCGCCTTCGTCATCGTCTTCGGTTTCCTCGCGAAGAAGCTCCTCCCGAACATCAACAAGGTTCTGGAAGAGCGCCACGCGGCGATCGAAGGCGGTATCGAAAAGGCAGAAGCCGCTCAGACCGAGGCTCAGAGCGTCCTGGAGCAGTACAAGGCCCAGCTCGCCGAAGCCCGGCACGAGGCCGCGCGCCTGCGCCAGGAAGCGCTGGAGCAGGGCACTGCGCTCAAGGAAGAACTGCGCGCAGAGGGCCAGCGGCAGCGTGAGGAGATCATCGCTGCCGGCCACGCCCAGATCGCGGCCGACCGCAAGGCCGCCTCTCAGGCGCTGCGCCAGGACGTGGGCAAGCTCGCCACCGACCTGGCCGGAAAGCTCGTCGGCGAGTCCCTCGAGGACCACGCCCGGCAGAGCCGCACGATCGACCGCTTCCTCAGCGAGCTCGAGGAGAAGGCCGAGGCCGCCCGATGA
- a CDS encoding F0F1 ATP synthase subunit delta: MNGASREALASARERLDALTDNTSVDAAKLAGELAAVTALLDREVSLRRVLTDPAQSGEAKAELAGRLLGGQVGGETLDLVSGMVRSRWSQSRDLVDSLEELANTADLTAAQQADALDNVEDEVFRFGRIVSSSTELRAALTDRAATTAAKGGLLRSLLGGKVNAVTERLVIRLVTLPRGRSLEAGLESLSTLAAERRNRMVATVTSAVPLSDVQKARLGAVLAKLYGRQMHLNLDVDPEVLGGITVRVGDEVIDGTIADRLSEASRRMAG; the protein is encoded by the coding sequence ATGAACGGAGCGAGCCGCGAGGCGCTGGCCTCCGCGCGTGAGCGTCTCGACGCGCTGACGGACAACACGTCCGTCGACGCGGCGAAGCTCGCCGGTGAGCTGGCCGCCGTCACCGCGCTGCTCGACCGTGAGGTCTCGCTGCGTCGGGTCCTCACCGACCCGGCGCAGTCCGGCGAGGCCAAGGCCGAGCTGGCCGGTCGACTGCTGGGCGGCCAGGTGGGCGGGGAGACCCTCGACCTGGTGTCCGGCATGGTCCGGTCCCGCTGGTCGCAGTCCCGTGACCTGGTGGACTCGCTGGAGGAGCTGGCGAACACCGCCGACCTCACCGCGGCCCAGCAGGCGGACGCGCTCGACAACGTCGAGGACGAGGTCTTCCGCTTCGGCCGGATCGTCTCCTCGAGCACCGAGCTGCGTGCCGCGCTGACCGACCGTGCGGCGACCACCGCCGCCAAGGGCGGGCTGCTGCGCAGCCTGCTCGGCGGCAAGGTGAACGCCGTCACCGAGCGCCTGGTGATCCGTCTTGTCACGCTGCCGCGTGGACGTAGCCTGGAAGCGGGACTCGAGTCCCTTTCCACGCTCGCCGCCGAGCGCCGCAACCGCATGGTCGCCACCGTGACCAGCGCGGTTCCGCTCAGCGACGTGCAGAAGGCGCGTCTCGGAGCGGTGCTGGCCAAGCTGTACGGCCGCCAGATGCACCTGAACCTCGACGTGGACCCCGAGGTCCTCGGCGGGATCACGGTGCGCGTCGGCGACGAGGTCATCGACGGCACCATCGCGGACCGCCTCTCCGAGGCGTCCCGCCGCATGGCCGGCTGA
- the atpA gene encoding F0F1 ATP synthase subunit alpha: MAELTIRPEEIRDALENFVQSYQPDAASREEVGTVSVAGDGIAKVEGLPSAMANELLKFEDGTLGLALNLEEREIGAVVLGEFSGIEEGQPVQRTGEVLSVGVGEGYLGRVVDPLGNPIDGLGEIATEGRRALELQAPGVMVRKSVHEPMQTGYKAIDAMVPIGRGQRQLIIGDRQTGKTALAVDTIINQRDNWRSGDVNKQVRCIYVAIGQKGSTIASVRGALEDAGALEYTTIVAAPASDPAGFKYLAPYTGSAIGQHWMYAGKHVLIIFDDLSKQADAYRAVSLLLRRPPGREAYPGDVFYLHSRLLERCAKLSDDMGAGSMTGLPIVETKANDVSAFIPTNVISITDGQCFLESDLFNAGQRPALNVGISVSRVGGSAQHKAMKQVSGRLRLDLAQYRELEAFAAFGSDLDAASKASLERGKRLVELLKQGQYQPMPVEEQVVSVWAGTTGKMDDVPVNDIRRFESELLEHLRRERKDLLTSIAEGGKMSDDTLTSIADAIAAFKRQFETSDGKLLGEDAPAVNVSK; the protein is encoded by the coding sequence ATGGCGGAGCTCACGATCCGGCCGGAGGAGATCCGGGACGCACTGGAGAACTTTGTCCAGTCGTACCAGCCGGACGCGGCCTCGCGCGAGGAGGTCGGAACGGTCAGCGTTGCCGGCGACGGCATCGCGAAGGTGGAGGGCCTGCCCTCCGCCATGGCGAACGAGCTGCTGAAGTTCGAGGACGGCACCCTCGGTCTCGCCCTCAACCTCGAGGAGCGCGAGATCGGTGCGGTCGTCCTCGGCGAGTTCAGCGGTATCGAGGAGGGCCAGCCGGTGCAGCGCACCGGTGAGGTTCTGTCCGTAGGTGTCGGCGAGGGCTACCTCGGCCGCGTTGTCGACCCGCTCGGCAACCCGATCGACGGTCTCGGCGAGATCGCGACCGAAGGCCGCCGCGCCCTTGAGCTGCAGGCCCCGGGCGTCATGGTCCGCAAGTCGGTCCACGAGCCCATGCAGACCGGCTACAAGGCCATCGACGCGATGGTGCCGATCGGCCGTGGCCAGCGTCAGCTGATCATCGGCGACCGCCAGACGGGTAAGACCGCCCTGGCCGTCGACACGATCATCAACCAGCGCGACAACTGGCGCTCGGGCGACGTGAACAAGCAGGTCCGCTGCATCTACGTCGCCATCGGCCAGAAGGGCTCGACCATCGCGTCCGTTCGCGGCGCCCTGGAAGACGCCGGCGCGCTCGAGTACACGACGATCGTCGCCGCCCCGGCGTCCGACCCGGCCGGCTTCAAGTACCTGGCGCCGTACACCGGTTCGGCCATCGGCCAGCACTGGATGTACGCGGGCAAGCACGTCCTGATCATCTTCGACGACCTGTCGAAGCAGGCCGACGCCTACCGCGCCGTGTCGCTGCTGCTGCGCCGCCCGCCGGGCCGCGAGGCCTACCCGGGTGACGTCTTCTACCTGCACTCCCGTCTGCTGGAGCGCTGCGCGAAGCTGTCCGACGACATGGGTGCCGGTTCGATGACCGGTCTGCCGATCGTCGAGACCAAGGCGAACGACGTGTCGGCGTTCATCCCGACCAACGTCATCTCCATCACCGACGGCCAGTGCTTCCTGGAGTCCGACCTGTTCAACGCGGGCCAGCGCCCGGCGCTGAACGTCGGTATCTCGGTCTCCCGCGTCGGTGGCTCCGCCCAGCACAAGGCCATGAAGCAGGTTTCCGGCCGTCTGCGCCTGGACCTCGCCCAGTACCGCGAGCTGGAGGCGTTCGCCGCCTTCGGTTCCGACCTGGACGCCGCGTCGAAGGCTTCGCTGGAGCGCGGCAAGCGTCTGGTCGAGCTGCTGAAGCAGGGCCAGTACCAGCCGATGCCCGTCGAGGAGCAGGTCGTCTCCGTCTGGGCCGGTACCACCGGCAAGATGGACGACGTCCCGGTCAACGACATCCGTCGCTTCGAGTCGGAGCTGCTGGAGCACCTGCGTCGCGAGCGCAAGGACCTCCTCACCTCCATCGCCGAGGGCGGCAAGATGTCGGACGACACCCTGACGTCGATCGCCGACGCCATCGCCGCCTTCAAGCGCCAGTTCGAGACCTCGGACGGCAAGCTTCTGGGCGAGGACGCGCCGGCCGTCAACGTCTCCAAGTGA
- a CDS encoding F0F1 ATP synthase subunit gamma — MGAQLRVYKRRIRAVTATKKITKAMEMIAASRIVKAQRKVAASMPYATELTRAVTAVATGSNTKHALTTEVETPTRAAVLLITSDRGLAGGYSSNAIKQAERLTERLRGEGKEVDTYIVGRKGLAYYGFRERKVAESWTGFTDSPAYADAKRVAGPLIEAIQLETAEGGVDELHIVYTEFVSMMTQNAVDGRMLPLSLDQAADETGTKGEILPLFDFEPSAEDVLDALLPRYVESRIYNALLQSAASEHAARRRAMKSATDNAGDLIKSLSRLANAARQAEITQEISEIVGGASAMADATAGSDK, encoded by the coding sequence ATGGGAGCGCAGCTCCGGGTCTACAAGCGTCGCATCCGTGCCGTCACGGCGACCAAGAAGATCACCAAGGCGATGGAGATGATCGCCGCCTCGCGCATCGTCAAGGCGCAGCGCAAGGTGGCGGCATCGATGCCGTACGCGACCGAGCTCACCCGTGCGGTGACCGCGGTGGCGACCGGTTCGAACACCAAGCACGCCCTGACGACCGAGGTCGAGACGCCGACCCGCGCCGCGGTCCTGCTCATCACGAGCGACCGCGGTCTGGCCGGCGGCTACTCCTCCAACGCCATCAAGCAGGCGGAGCGGCTCACCGAGCGGCTGCGCGGCGAGGGCAAGGAGGTCGACACGTACATCGTCGGCCGTAAGGGTCTGGCCTACTACGGCTTCCGCGAGCGCAAGGTCGCGGAGTCGTGGACCGGTTTCACCGACAGCCCGGCCTACGCCGACGCCAAGCGCGTCGCCGGACCGCTGATCGAGGCCATCCAGCTGGAAACGGCCGAGGGCGGCGTCGACGAGCTGCACATCGTCTACACGGAATTCGTGTCGATGATGACGCAGAACGCGGTGGACGGCCGGATGCTGCCGCTCAGCCTCGACCAGGCTGCGGACGAGACCGGTACGAAGGGCGAGATCCTTCCGCTGTTCGACTTCGAGCCGTCGGCGGAGGACGTCCTCGACGCCCTGCTGCCGCGCTACGTCGAGAGCCGCATCTACAACGCACTGCTGCAGTCGGCCGCTTCCGAGCACGCCGCCCGCCGCCGCGCGATGAAGTCGGCGACCGACAACGCCGGGGATCTCATCAAGAGCCTCTCCCGGCTTGCCAACGCGGCCCGCCAGGCCGAAATCACCCAGGAAATCAGCGAGATCGTCGGTGGCGCGAGCGCCATGGCTGACGCGACCGCGGGGAGTGACAAGTAA
- the atpD gene encoding F0F1 ATP synthase subunit beta: MTTTVETAAATGRVARVIGPVVDVEFPVDAMPEIYNALKVQVADPAEDGKLKTLTLEVAQHLGDGLVRTISMQPTDGLVRQAAVTDTGEGITVPVGDFTKGKVFNTLGEVLNYPEENANVTERWPIHRKAPRFDELESKTEMFETGVKVIDLLTPYVKGGKIGLFGGAGVGKTVLIQEMIYRVANNHDGVSVFAGVGERTREGNDLIEEMAESGVIDKTALVFGQMDEPPGTRLRVALAGLTMAEYFRDVQKQDVLFFIDNIFRYTQAGSEVSTLLGRMPSAVGYQPNLADEMGLLQERITSTRGHSITSMQAIYVPADDLTDPAPATTFAHLDATTVLSRPISEKGIYPAVDPLDSTSRILDPRYIAADHYATAMRVKGILQKYKDLQDIIAILGIDELGEEDKLVVHRARRVERFLSQNTHVAKQFTGVDGSDVPLDESITAFNAICDGDYDHFPEQAFFLCGGIEDLKANAKELGVS; encoded by the coding sequence ATGACGACCACTGTTGAGACGGCCGCCGCCACGGGCCGCGTCGCCCGGGTCATCGGCCCGGTCGTCGACGTGGAGTTCCCCGTCGACGCCATGCCCGAGATCTACAACGCCCTCAAGGTCCAGGTCGCCGACCCGGCCGAGGACGGCAAGCTCAAGACCCTGACCCTCGAGGTCGCGCAGCACCTGGGTGACGGCCTCGTCCGTACCATCTCGATGCAGCCGACCGACGGTCTGGTCCGCCAGGCCGCGGTGACCGACACGGGCGAGGGCATCACCGTCCCCGTCGGTGACTTCACCAAGGGCAAGGTGTTCAACACCCTCGGTGAGGTGCTGAACTACCCGGAGGAGAACGCCAACGTCACCGAGCGCTGGCCGATCCACCGCAAGGCGCCCCGCTTCGACGAGCTCGAGTCGAAGACCGAGATGTTCGAGACCGGCGTCAAGGTCATCGACCTTCTCACCCCGTACGTCAAGGGTGGAAAGATCGGTCTGTTCGGTGGTGCCGGTGTCGGCAAGACCGTTCTGATCCAGGAAATGATCTACCGCGTCGCCAACAACCACGATGGTGTGTCGGTCTTCGCGGGCGTCGGTGAGCGTACCCGTGAGGGCAACGACCTCATCGAGGAGATGGCCGAGTCGGGCGTCATCGACAAGACGGCCCTCGTCTTCGGCCAGATGGACGAGCCCCCGGGCACCCGTCTGCGCGTCGCCCTGGCCGGTCTGACCATGGCGGAGTACTTCCGCGATGTGCAGAAGCAGGACGTGCTGTTCTTCATCGACAACATCTTCCGGTACACCCAGGCGGGTTCCGAGGTGTCGACCCTGCTCGGCCGTATGCCCTCCGCGGTGGGTTACCAGCCGAACCTGGCCGACGAGATGGGTCTCCTCCAGGAGCGCATCACCTCGACCCGTGGTCACTCGATCACCTCGATGCAGGCGATCTACGTCCCCGCGGACGACCTGACCGACCCGGCGCCGGCGACCACCTTCGCCCACCTCGACGCGACGACGGTTCTCTCCCGTCCGATCTCCGAGAAGGGCATCTACCCGGCCGTGGACCCGCTGGACTCGACGTCCCGCATCCTCGACCCGCGGTACATCGCGGCGGACCACTACGCCACGGCGATGCGCGTCAAGGGGATCCTGCAGAAGTACAAGGACCTCCAGGACATCATCGCGATCCTCGGTATCGACGAGCTGGGCGAGGAGGACAAGCTCGTCGTCCACCGTGCCCGTCGCGTCGAGCGCTTCCTGTCGCAGAACACCCACGTGGCGAAGCAGTTCACCGGTGTGGACGGTTCGGACGTTCCGCTCGACGAGTCGATCACCGCGTTCAACGCGATCTGCGACGGTGACTACGACCACTTCCCCGAGCAGGCGTTCTTCCTGTGCGGTGGCATCGAGGACCTGAAGGCCAACGCCAAGGAGCTGGGCGTCTCCTGA
- a CDS encoding F0F1 ATP synthase subunit epsilon yields the protein MAAELHVELVAADRNVWSGEATLVVARTTSGDIGVMPGHQPLLGVLESGPVTIRTSDGNTVVAAVHGGFISFADNKLSLLAEIAELADEIDVQRAERALERAKAEADAAAERRADVRLRAVTG from the coding sequence TTGGCTGCTGAGCTGCACGTCGAGCTGGTCGCGGCGGACCGCAATGTCTGGTCCGGCGAGGCCACCCTTGTTGTCGCCCGCACCACGTCCGGCGACATCGGCGTCATGCCCGGTCACCAGCCGCTTCTCGGTGTGCTGGAATCGGGCCCTGTGACCATCCGCACCAGTGACGGCAACACCGTCGTCGCGGCGGTGCACGGCGGATTCATCTCGTTCGCGGACAACAAGCTGTCCCTGCTGGCCGAGATCGCCGAGCTCGCGGACGAGATCGACGTCCAGCGTGCGGAGCGGGCACTGGAGCGCGCGAAGGCGGAGGCCGATGCGGCCGCCGAGCGTCGCGCGGATGTCCGGCTGCGCGCCGTAACGGGCTGA
- a CDS encoding DUF2550 domain-containing protein, whose amino-acid sequence MLLALLVSGLVVALVVIGLFVFGLRRRLIQRSGGTFDCSMRWGVPEETDTSGKGWVYGVARYSGDRIEWFRVFSYSPRPRRLLERSSIEVVARRAPEGEEELALLSDAVVLGCVHQGTRLELAMSEDALTGFLAWLEAAPPGQRVNVA is encoded by the coding sequence ATGCTCCTCGCTCTGCTTGTGAGCGGCCTGGTCGTAGCCCTGGTGGTGATCGGGCTGTTTGTCTTCGGCCTGCGCCGCAGACTCATCCAGCGCTCCGGCGGCACCTTCGACTGCAGCATGCGCTGGGGAGTGCCCGAGGAGACCGACACCTCCGGCAAGGGCTGGGTGTACGGGGTCGCGCGCTACAGCGGCGACCGCATCGAGTGGTTCCGGGTGTTCTCGTACTCCCCCCGCCCGCGCCGGCTGCTGGAGCGCTCCTCCATCGAGGTCGTCGCCCGCCGCGCCCCCGAGGGCGAGGAGGAGCTGGCCCTGCTCTCCGACGCCGTCGTGCTGGGCTGTGTCCACCAGGGCACGCGCCTGGAGCTGGCGATGAGCGAGGACGCGCTGACCGGCTTCCTGGCCTGGCTCGAGGCGGCGCCGCCCGGGCAACGGGTGAACGTCGCCTGA
- a CDS encoding glycoside hydrolase family 18 chitinase, whose protein sequence is MSKSAPRPRRTYGGSPLSTASPPRTGRTRFFRRVAAVVAALALPVTGLVVLAGPAQAATSATATYTKVSDWGTGFEGKWTVKNTGTTTISSWTVEWDYPAGTAVTSAWDATVTSSGTHWTGKNVGWNGTLAPGGTASFGFNGTGSGSPAGCKINGVSCDGSQPGDAPPTAPGTPTAANVTETSLSLSWSPATDDKGVKNYDVYRGGAKIATVTGTGFADSGLTKGTTYDYTVTARDTANQTGPSSGALSVTTAGGTIPPPDPAGKVKLGYFTNWGVYGRNYHVKNLVTSGSASKITHINYAFGNVQNGQCTIGDAFADYDKAYTADQSVDGVADTWDQPLRGNFNQLRKLKKAYPHIKVLWSFGGWTWSGGFPQAAANPAAFAQSCYNLVEDPRWADVFDGIDLDWEYPNACGLSCDTSGPAAFKNLMQATRARFGANNLVTAAITADASSGGKIDAADYGGAAQYVDFYNVMTYDFFGAWAAQGPTAPHSPLTSYTGIPQAGFNSADAIAKLKAKGVAGSKLNLGIGFYGRGWTGVTQAAPGGAATGPAPGTYEQGIEDYKVLKNSCPATGTIAGTAYAKCGSNWWSYDTPATIAGKMTWAKQQGLKGAFFWEFSGDTSNGELANAIHTGLQ, encoded by the coding sequence ATGTCGAAGTCGGCCCCACGACCACGACGGACCTACGGAGGATCACCCTTGAGCACAGCATCCCCACCCCGCACCGGGCGTACCCGCTTCTTCAGGCGGGTCGCGGCCGTCGTGGCCGCCCTCGCCCTGCCCGTCACCGGTCTCGTCGTGCTGGCCGGCCCCGCGCAGGCCGCCACGTCCGCGACCGCGACGTACACCAAGGTGTCCGACTGGGGCACCGGCTTCGAGGGCAAGTGGACGGTGAAGAACACCGGCACCACCACCATCTCCTCGTGGACCGTCGAGTGGGACTATCCGGCCGGCACCGCGGTCACCTCCGCCTGGGACGCCACCGTCACCAGCTCCGGCACCCACTGGACCGGCAAGAACGTCGGCTGGAACGGCACCCTCGCCCCCGGCGGCACCGCCAGCTTCGGATTCAACGGCACCGGCAGCGGCTCCCCCGCCGGCTGCAAGATCAACGGCGTCTCCTGTGACGGCAGCCAGCCGGGCGACGCTCCCCCCACCGCGCCCGGTACCCCCACGGCCGCCAACGTCACCGAGACCTCGCTGTCCCTGAGCTGGTCCCCCGCCACCGACGACAAGGGCGTCAAGAACTACGACGTCTACCGCGGCGGCGCCAAGATCGCGACCGTCACCGGCACCGGCTTCGCCGACTCCGGCCTGACCAAGGGCACGACGTACGACTACACCGTCACCGCCCGCGACACCGCGAACCAGACCGGCCCGTCCTCCGGCGCCCTGTCGGTGACCACCGCCGGCGGCACCATCCCGCCGCCGGACCCCGCCGGGAAGGTCAAGCTCGGCTACTTCACCAACTGGGGCGTCTACGGCCGCAACTACCACGTGAAGAACCTGGTCACATCCGGTTCGGCGAGCAAGATCACCCATATCAACTACGCCTTCGGCAACGTCCAGAACGGCCAGTGCACCATCGGTGACGCCTTCGCCGACTACGACAAGGCCTACACCGCCGACCAGAGCGTCGACGGCGTGGCCGACACCTGGGACCAGCCGCTGCGCGGCAACTTCAACCAGCTGCGCAAGCTGAAGAAGGCCTACCCGCACATCAAGGTGCTGTGGTCCTTCGGCGGCTGGACCTGGTCCGGCGGCTTCCCGCAGGCCGCGGCCAACCCGGCCGCCTTCGCCCAGTCCTGCTACAACCTCGTCGAGGACCCGCGCTGGGCCGACGTCTTCGACGGGATCGACCTGGACTGGGAGTACCCGAACGCCTGCGGCCTGTCCTGCGACACCAGCGGCCCGGCCGCGTTCAAGAACCTGATGCAGGCGACCCGGGCGAGGTTCGGCGCGAACAACCTGGTCACCGCCGCCATCACCGCCGACGCCTCCAGCGGCGGCAAGATCGACGCGGCCGACTACGGCGGCGCGGCGCAGTACGTCGACTTCTACAACGTCATGACCTACGACTTCTTCGGCGCCTGGGCGGCGCAGGGCCCGACGGCCCCGCACTCCCCGCTCACCTCCTACACGGGCATCCCGCAGGCCGGCTTCAACTCCGCCGACGCCATCGCCAAGCTCAAGGCCAAGGGCGTGGCCGGCTCGAAGCTCAACCTCGGCATCGGCTTCTACGGCCGCGGCTGGACCGGCGTCACCCAGGCCGCACCCGGCGGCGCGGCCACCGGACCGGCCCCCGGCACCTACGAGCAGGGCATCGAGGACTACAAGGTGCTCAAGAACAGCTGCCCGGCCACCGGCACCATCGCCGGCACGGCCTACGCCAAGTGCGGCAGCAACTGGTGGAGCTACGACACCCCCGCCACCATCGCCGGGAAGATGACCTGGGCCAAGCAGCAGGGCCTCAAGGGAGCGTTCTTCTGGGAGTTCAGCGGCGACACGAGCAACGGTGAGCTCGCGAACGCCATCCACACCGGGCTCCAGTAG
- a CDS encoding response regulator, whose amino-acid sequence MTIRVVVAEDQRAVRAGLVLILRSAGGIEVVGEAADGEEAVRLARELRPDLVLMDVQMPRLDGVSATREVVGEGLADVLVLTTFDLDEYVFGALRAGAAGFLLKNAEAAELVEAVRTVARGEGLIAPAVTRRLIAEFAAPARPARQAAPPALETLTRREREVLSCLGAGLSNAEIAVHLDMAEATAKTHVSRLLSKLELRSRVQAAVLAQELDL is encoded by the coding sequence ATGACCATAAGGGTGGTGGTGGCGGAAGACCAGCGCGCGGTACGCGCCGGGCTGGTCCTCATCCTGCGCAGTGCGGGCGGCATCGAGGTGGTGGGCGAGGCGGCCGACGGGGAGGAGGCCGTGCGCCTGGCCCGGGAGCTGCGGCCGGACCTCGTCCTCATGGACGTGCAGATGCCGAGGCTCGACGGGGTGTCCGCGACCCGCGAGGTGGTCGGCGAGGGGCTGGCCGACGTCCTGGTCCTGACCACCTTCGACCTCGACGAGTACGTCTTCGGGGCGCTGCGGGCGGGGGCCGCCGGCTTCCTGCTGAAGAACGCGGAGGCCGCGGAGCTGGTCGAGGCGGTACGGACGGTGGCGCGCGGGGAGGGCCTGATCGCCCCCGCGGTGACCCGGCGGCTGATCGCGGAGTTCGCGGCTCCGGCCCGCCCGGCCAGGCAGGCCGCCCCGCCGGCCCTGGAGACGCTGACCCGCCGCGAGCGGGAGGTCCTGTCGTGCCTGGGCGCGGGGCTGTCGAACGCGGAGATCGCCGTGCACCTGGACATGGCGGAGGCAACGGCGAAGACGCACGTCAGCCGGCTCCTGAGCAAGCTCGAGCTGCGCAGCCGCGTCCAAGCGGCCGTCCTGGCGCAGGAGTTGGACTTGTAG
- a CDS encoding sensor histidine kinase, with product MYCQLGLSAEVGSPRTLLDENVTTKSLRPHRHDVLLAVVSLLAGLVMWSLGVYSSSVRHLLPAWAALVPLVVLSALELLRRSRPQTALAVGTLGVIANEFTVGSLVTILIYTDLMYAAVVYGTPAAARRLPISTGLVTVAVTIGFLAWLRTPQALLIGVVTGLVSFAPALTGATLRNHREAAVAARLRAEQTALLAEMDRSQAVAAERARMARELHDMVANHLSAIAIHSTAALSIDQADTSREALGVIRENSVQGLAEMRRLIGLLRDAGAGREAVALPTLDGLDALVAQARTNGAASGLDFVLHDVRAPGRGTLPTPVELAAYRIVQESLTNALKHAVAGTVTVRVAREEGRLTVAVDSPYGQRTGPRAPGSGAGLIGMRERAELLGGEFSAGPSGEMWHLRATLPAEEKEVEA from the coding sequence ATGTACTGCCAACTCGGCCTCTCCGCCGAGGTCGGCTCCCCGCGCACCCTGTTGGATGAGAACGTGACCACGAAGAGCCTGCGCCCCCACCGCCACGACGTCCTGCTCGCCGTGGTCAGCCTGCTCGCGGGCCTGGTCATGTGGTCGCTGGGCGTCTACAGCAGCAGCGTCCGGCACCTCCTGCCCGCCTGGGCCGCCCTGGTCCCCCTCGTGGTGCTCTCCGCGCTGGAGCTGCTGCGCCGCTCCCGGCCGCAGACGGCCCTGGCCGTCGGCACCCTCGGCGTGATCGCCAACGAGTTCACGGTCGGCAGCCTCGTCACCATCCTGATCTACACCGACCTGATGTACGCGGCCGTCGTGTACGGCACGCCGGCCGCGGCCCGGCGGCTCCCGATCAGCACCGGCCTGGTCACCGTGGCCGTCACCATCGGCTTCCTGGCCTGGCTGCGCACCCCGCAGGCCCTGCTGATCGGCGTGGTCACCGGCCTCGTCAGCTTCGCCCCGGCGCTGACCGGCGCCACCTTGCGCAACCACCGCGAGGCCGCCGTGGCCGCCCGGCTGCGGGCCGAGCAGACCGCGCTGCTGGCCGAGATGGACCGCAGCCAGGCCGTCGCCGCCGAGCGCGCCCGGATGGCCCGGGAGCTGCACGACATGGTGGCCAACCACCTCTCCGCCATCGCCATCCACTCCACCGCCGCGCTCTCCATCGACCAGGCCGACACCAGCCGCGAGGCGCTCGGGGTGATCCGGGAGAACAGCGTCCAGGGCCTGGCCGAGATGCGGCGCCTGATCGGGCTGCTGCGGGACGCCGGAGCCGGGCGGGAGGCGGTGGCGCTGCCCACGCTGGACGGGCTGGACGCCCTGGTGGCGCAGGCCCGTACGAACGGCGCGGCGAGCGGGCTGGACTTCGTACTGCACGACGTCCGGGCGCCGGGGCGGGGCACCCTGCCGACCCCGGTGGAGCTGGCCGCGTACCGGATCGTCCAGGAGTCGCTCACCAACGCCCTCAAGCACGCCGTCGCGGGCACGGTCACGGTCCGCGTGGCCCGGGAGGAGGGCCGGCTGACCGTGGCGGTGGACTCCCCCTACGGGCAGCGCACGGGTCCGCGGGCACCCGGTTCCGGGGCCGGGCTGATCGGCATGCGGGAGCGTGCGGAGCTGCTGGGCGGGGAGTTCTCGGCGGGCCCGTCCGGCGAGATGTGGCACCTGCGGGCGACCCTGCCCGCCGAGGAGAAGGAGGTGGAGGCATGA
- a CDS encoding cob(I)yrinic acid a,c-diamide adenosyltransferase — MVNLTRIYTRTGDKGTTALGDMSRTAKTDLRISAYADANEANAAIGTAIALGSLPPEVVKVLVRVQNDLFDVGADLCTPVVEDPKYPPLRVEQFYIDKLEADCDTFNEELEKLRSFILPGGTPGAALLHQACTVVRRAERSTWAALEVHGEVMNPLTATYLNRLSDLLFILARTANKEVGDVLWVPGGER, encoded by the coding sequence ATGGTGAACCTCACGCGCATCTACACCCGTACCGGCGACAAGGGCACGACCGCGCTCGGCGACATGAGCCGCACGGCCAAGACCGACCTGCGGATCTCCGCGTACGCCGACGCCAACGAGGCCAACGCGGCGATCGGGACCGCGATCGCGCTCGGGAGCCTGCCGCCGGAGGTCGTGAAGGTCCTGGTCCGGGTGCAGAACGACCTGTTCGACGTCGGCGCGGACCTGTGCACCCCGGTGGTCGAGGACCCGAAGTACCCTCCACTGCGCGTCGAGCAGTTCTACATCGACAAGCTGGAGGCGGACTGCGACACCTTCAACGAGGAGCTGGAGAAGCTGCGCAGCTTCATCCTCCCCGGCGGCACCCCCGGCGCCGCCCTCCTGCACCAGGCCTGCACCGTGGTCCGGCGCGCCGAGCGCTCCACCTGGGCGGCGCTCGAGGTGCACGGCGAGGTGATGAACCCGCTGACCGCCACCTACCTCAACCGCCTCTCCGACCTCCTGTTCATCCTGGCCCGTACGGCCAACAAGGAGGTCGGAGACGTGCTGTGGGTGCCGGGCGGCGAGCGCTGA